The Thermoflexus sp. genome has a segment encoding these proteins:
- a CDS encoding thiamine pyrophosphate-binding protein, whose product MSSVHGGRLVAKALKAAGVEVVFTLCGGHILPIYDGCLDEGIRIIDVRHEQAAVHAADAWARLTGRPGVAVVTAGPGVTDSVTGVANAFRANSPVLVIGGQGPFAQLGRGSLQEMDHLAVMRPITKWAGAVYETERIPEFMEIALRHAVSGRPGPVFLEIPLDVLFRFADERHVAFPRFERNVPRPGPTKPALEHAAAMLSEAERPVVMAGSGIRWCNAYGALARFVETLDLPLFTNGMARGTLPPDSPQFFQHARRKAFAQTDLLILVGGEFDFRLKFGQEIASTARIIHVDLEPTVIGHNRPVDLGLVGDIGIILEEWRQAMQARHPGRRWTAWREALRAIEETEAAFWAQGKDAADIPIHPLRLCHELARFIDDRTIVIGDGGDIVAAASRILPVYRPENWMDPGPFGCLGIGVPFAIAAQLAYPDRRVLVLFGDGAFGFNGFEFDTAVRFRLPIMSVVANDAAWSQIRRPQIEMVGEARAVATALAPTRYDRIVEAFGGYGELVERPEDIQPALTRMAAAGRPACLNVRTQPLPPGILSARYF is encoded by the coding sequence ATGTCGAGTGTGCACGGGGGGCGGCTGGTGGCCAAGGCCCTGAAGGCCGCAGGGGTGGAGGTGGTTTTCACTCTGTGCGGCGGCCATATTCTGCCCATCTACGACGGATGCCTCGACGAGGGGATCCGCATCATCGACGTCCGCCACGAGCAGGCCGCCGTCCACGCCGCCGATGCATGGGCCCGCCTGACCGGCCGGCCGGGGGTCGCCGTGGTGACCGCGGGCCCCGGAGTCACCGACAGCGTCACCGGGGTGGCCAACGCCTTCCGGGCCAACAGCCCGGTGCTGGTCATCGGCGGCCAGGGGCCCTTCGCCCAGCTCGGCCGGGGCTCCCTGCAGGAGATGGATCACCTGGCGGTGATGCGGCCGATCACCAAGTGGGCGGGGGCTGTCTATGAGACCGAACGGATCCCGGAGTTCATGGAGATCGCCCTTCGCCATGCGGTAAGCGGCCGCCCCGGCCCCGTCTTCCTGGAGATCCCCCTGGATGTCCTCTTCCGGTTCGCGGATGAGCGCCACGTGGCCTTTCCCCGCTTCGAGCGGAACGTGCCGCGGCCCGGCCCAACGAAGCCGGCGCTGGAGCACGCGGCGGCGATGCTCTCCGAAGCGGAACGCCCCGTGGTGATGGCGGGGAGCGGGATCCGCTGGTGCAACGCCTATGGTGCCCTCGCCCGATTCGTGGAGACGCTGGATCTTCCCTTGTTTACGAATGGAATGGCCCGAGGAACTCTCCCCCCGGATTCGCCGCAGTTTTTCCAGCATGCCCGGCGCAAGGCTTTCGCTCAGACGGACCTCCTCATCCTGGTCGGTGGAGAATTCGACTTCCGGCTGAAATTCGGGCAGGAGATCGCTTCAACGGCGCGGATCATCCACGTGGATCTGGAGCCCACGGTGATCGGGCACAACCGGCCGGTGGATCTGGGGCTGGTGGGGGATATCGGGATCATCCTGGAGGAGTGGCGGCAGGCCATGCAGGCCCGCCATCCGGGCCGGCGGTGGACGGCGTGGCGGGAGGCGCTGCGGGCGATCGAGGAGACCGAGGCGGCCTTCTGGGCCCAGGGGAAGGACGCCGCGGATATCCCCATCCATCCGCTGCGATTATGCCATGAGCTGGCCCGCTTCATCGATGACCGAACCATCGTCATCGGCGATGGGGGAGATATCGTGGCGGCCGCTTCCCGTATCCTCCCGGTTTACCGGCCGGAGAACTGGATGGATCCCGGGCCTTTCGGATGTCTGGGGATCGGGGTGCCCTTCGCGATCGCGGCTCAGCTGGCTTATCCGGATCGGCGGGTGCTGGTGCTCTTCGGCGATGGGGCCTTCGGGTTCAATGGTTTTGAATTCGACACAGCCGTGCGCTTTCGACTTCCTATTATGAGCGTGGTGGCCAACGATGCGGCGTGGAGCCAGATCCGCCGACCCCAGATTGAAATGGTAGGGGAAGCTCGCGCGGTGGCGACCGCCCTGGCTCCCACCCGCTATGATCGGATCGTGGAGGCCTTCGGAGGTTACGGCGAGCTGGTGGAACGCCCGGAGGACATCCAGCCCGCTCTAACACGGATGGCCGCAGCGGGGCGACCGGCCTGCCTGAACGTCCGCACCCAGCCGCTGCCGCCCGGCATCCTGTCGGCGCGGTATTTTTAG
- a CDS encoding sodium-translocating pyrophosphatase, translating to MTWHGLTPFEFYAVLAVLGVAVVSLIFAWILRTEVMRHPKGTPKMQEVWEAIREGAEAYLRRQLMSILPFMGLLSVLLFLSVYIVPPSPEAREVFPQLDENTLRLVMGLGRAVAFLLGAGFSLAVGQLGMRMAVQGNIRVAEAARTRGYEAALRLAYRAGTITGMLTNGLGLLGGSIIFLIFGIAAPDALLGFGFGGTLLALFMRVGGGIYTKAADVGADLVGKVEMDVPEDDPRNAAVVADLVGDNVGDCAGMAADIFESYEVTMVSAMILGLAVRAVDPNHSMVWIIFPLLARAVGVIASILSTYAVGGVAGRRGDALRAISRGFFVGAVLSFLGFGTIGLLYAKDWRVVASTTVGLILSIVIERLTDYFTSTERAPVGEIEKATRAGPATTILSGLAVGYESTVWAIVVIALTIAASTLIYWGLPPVYVLYGVSLTGIGLLMLTGNVVGMDSYGPVTDNAGGIAEMAGLEESAQEVLADLDAVGNTTKATTKGLAIATAVIAAVALFGSYLTDVSKVQAQLGQKPTLQDVGIRIDHPLVFVGLLLGGALPWLFSSFAIRAVSRAATLIVEEVRRQFRIPGVLEGTVKPDYARVVSICTLAAQKELLSLALLSVATPLVVGLVLQVEALGAFLAGSILVGQLLAVFMANAGAAWDNAKKRVENEPRDPARNLGKGSERHKASVVGDTVGDPLKDTAGPAINPMIKAVNLVSVLAAPIIVQFRGVLTIGTLLAIGAAVGVLLAVLLWVVWQSKREVPELAGAPASGSGQ from the coding sequence ATGACCTGGCATGGGCTCACGCCGTTTGAGTTCTATGCGGTGCTGGCCGTGCTTGGGGTGGCCGTGGTGAGCCTGATCTTCGCCTGGATCCTCCGGACGGAGGTCATGCGCCACCCGAAGGGCACGCCGAAGATGCAGGAGGTCTGGGAGGCCATCCGAGAGGGGGCCGAGGCCTATCTGCGCCGGCAGCTGATGAGCATCCTGCCGTTCATGGGCCTCCTGAGCGTGTTGCTCTTCCTCAGCGTTTACATCGTCCCCCCTTCACCGGAAGCGCGGGAGGTCTTCCCCCAGCTGGATGAGAACACCTTGCGGCTGGTGATGGGACTGGGCCGCGCGGTCGCTTTCCTGCTGGGCGCCGGGTTCTCCCTCGCGGTCGGGCAGCTGGGGATGCGGATGGCTGTCCAGGGGAACATCCGGGTGGCCGAGGCCGCGCGGACCCGCGGGTATGAGGCGGCCCTGCGCCTGGCCTATCGGGCCGGCACCATCACCGGGATGCTGACCAATGGCCTGGGGTTGCTGGGCGGTTCCATCATCTTTCTGATTTTCGGGATCGCCGCGCCGGATGCCCTCCTCGGCTTTGGATTCGGCGGGACGCTGCTGGCCCTGTTCATGCGGGTGGGCGGCGGCATCTACACCAAAGCCGCGGACGTGGGGGCGGACCTGGTTGGCAAGGTGGAAATGGACGTCCCGGAGGATGACCCCCGCAATGCGGCGGTGGTGGCCGATCTGGTGGGCGACAACGTCGGCGATTGCGCCGGGATGGCCGCGGACATCTTCGAGTCCTATGAGGTCACTATGGTCTCGGCGATGATCCTCGGCCTGGCCGTCCGCGCGGTCGACCCGAACCACTCGATGGTGTGGATCATCTTTCCGCTGCTAGCCCGGGCGGTGGGGGTGATCGCCTCGATCCTCAGCACATACGCGGTGGGGGGCGTGGCCGGCCGCCGGGGGGACGCGCTGCGGGCCATCAGCCGGGGCTTCTTCGTTGGAGCCGTTCTCTCCTTCCTGGGCTTCGGAACGATCGGCCTGCTCTACGCGAAGGACTGGCGGGTGGTGGCTTCAACGACGGTGGGGCTGATTCTCTCCATTGTCATTGAGCGGCTGACGGATTACTTCACCAGCACCGAGCGGGCTCCAGTGGGTGAGATCGAGAAGGCCACCCGCGCCGGCCCGGCCACCACGATCCTTAGCGGCCTGGCCGTGGGCTATGAATCCACGGTGTGGGCGATTGTGGTCATCGCCCTCACCATCGCCGCCTCCACCCTGATCTACTGGGGCCTGCCGCCGGTCTATGTGCTCTACGGGGTCTCCCTTACCGGAATTGGGCTGCTGATGCTCACCGGCAACGTGGTGGGGATGGATTCCTACGGCCCGGTGACCGACAACGCCGGCGGGATCGCGGAGATGGCCGGGCTGGAGGAGAGCGCCCAAGAGGTGCTGGCGGACCTGGATGCGGTGGGCAACACCACGAAGGCCACCACCAAGGGCCTGGCCATTGCCACCGCGGTGATCGCCGCCGTGGCTCTTTTCGGCTCTTACCTCACGGATGTCAGCAAGGTCCAGGCCCAGCTTGGGCAGAAGCCCACCCTGCAGGATGTCGGGATCCGGATCGACCATCCGCTGGTGTTCGTGGGCCTGCTGTTGGGCGGGGCGCTGCCGTGGCTCTTCTCCTCCTTCGCTATCCGGGCTGTAAGCCGCGCGGCCACTCTGATCGTGGAGGAGGTGCGACGTCAGTTCCGCATCCCGGGGGTCCTGGAGGGAACGGTGAAACCCGACTACGCCCGGGTGGTTTCGATCTGCACCCTGGCCGCCCAGAAGGAGCTCCTCTCCCTGGCGCTGCTCTCGGTGGCTACCCCGCTGGTGGTGGGCCTGGTGCTCCAGGTGGAGGCCCTGGGCGCCTTCCTGGCGGGGTCCATCCTGGTGGGACAGCTGCTGGCGGTCTTCATGGCCAACGCCGGGGCGGCCTGGGATAACGCCAAGAAGCGCGTGGAGAACGAGCCGCGGGATCCAGCTCGCAATCTGGGCAAGGGCAGTGAGCGCCACAAGGCCAGCGTGGTCGGCGACACCGTCGGGGATCCACTGAAGGACACCGCCGGCCCGGCCATCAACCCGATGATCAAGGCGGTGAATCTGGTCTCCGTGCTGGCCGCGCCGATCATCGTTCAGTTCCGGGGGGTTCTCACCATCGGGACGTTGCTGGCTATCGGTGCCGCGGTGGGAGTGCTCCTGGCGGTGCTCCTCTGGGTGGTCTGGCAGAGCAAGCGGGAGGTGCCGGAGCTCGCGGGAGCTCCGGCTTCCGGATCGGGACAGTGA
- the topA gene encoding type I DNA topoisomerase, with the protein MSEKGTRLVIVESPAKARTVGRILGRGFVVKASIGHVRDLLKSQLAVDIENDFKPTYRVPKEKQAVVRELREAVKEAAEVYLATDPDREGEAIAWHLTEVANIPASKLRRVVFHEITEPAIKEAFAHPRGIDMQLVNAQQARRILDRLVGYKLSPLLWEKVRGRLSAGRVQSVALRLIVEREREIQAFVPEEYWTIAVELSKLDEDRTFRARLVRYRGAEPELHNEEQVRPLVEELRDALYGVVSVKKGERRRRPAAPFTTSTMQQEASRRLGFTARRTMAVAQQLYEGLPLGEEGSVGLITYMRTDSTNISPLAQEEARRFIAQTYGEQLLPPEPPVYKTRARIAQEAHEAIRPTSVFRTPESVKPYLDRDQYRLYELIWKRFVASQMAPAILDTMTVEIVAVPRSLIANGEIPAEALESPRYLFRATGSAIRFPGFLVVYEEAREEDVRPEEEEEGGGLLPPLEPNERLRLWQVLPEQHFTQPPPRYTEASLIKALEEYGIGRPSTYAPIISTLFQRGYVERVDKRLVPTPLGITVTDLLVQHFPDIMDVNFTARMEEDLDRIAAGEVDWVEVLRAFYGPFEQRLQAALAGIQKISLDHELLDEQCPECGAPLQIRYGRFGKFVGCTRFPECRYTRPFYHKLGIPCPQCGGELLEKKTRRGRTFYGCSNWPACNFTTWKRPLTVRCPHCGGVLVQDDRENAHCLKCEAMVSLEELELEEAGEGA; encoded by the coding sequence ATGTCGGAGAAAGGCACACGGCTGGTCATTGTGGAATCCCCTGCCAAGGCCCGCACGGTAGGCCGCATCCTGGGCCGGGGTTTCGTGGTGAAGGCGTCCATCGGACACGTGCGGGACCTGCTGAAATCCCAGCTGGCGGTGGACATCGAGAACGACTTCAAGCCCACTTATCGGGTGCCGAAAGAGAAGCAGGCGGTGGTCCGGGAGCTGCGGGAGGCCGTGAAGGAGGCGGCGGAAGTCTATCTGGCCACCGACCCGGATCGCGAGGGGGAAGCCATCGCTTGGCATCTGACCGAGGTGGCGAACATCCCGGCCTCGAAGCTGCGCCGGGTGGTCTTCCACGAGATCACGGAGCCGGCGATCAAAGAGGCCTTCGCCCATCCCCGGGGCATCGATATGCAACTGGTGAACGCCCAGCAGGCCCGGCGCATCCTGGATCGCCTGGTGGGCTACAAGCTGAGCCCGCTGCTCTGGGAGAAAGTGCGCGGGCGCCTTTCCGCCGGCCGGGTGCAGTCGGTGGCCCTGCGGCTCATCGTCGAGCGGGAGCGGGAGATCCAGGCCTTCGTCCCGGAGGAATACTGGACCATCGCCGTGGAGCTCTCCAAACTCGATGAGGATCGGACCTTCCGCGCCCGTCTGGTTCGCTATCGGGGGGCCGAGCCTGAGCTCCATAACGAGGAGCAGGTGCGCCCGCTGGTGGAGGAGCTGAGGGATGCTCTCTATGGGGTGGTCAGCGTCAAGAAGGGCGAGCGCCGGCGGCGGCCGGCTGCCCCGTTCACCACCAGCACGATGCAGCAGGAGGCCTCCCGACGCCTGGGCTTCACGGCCCGGCGCACGATGGCCGTCGCCCAGCAGCTTTACGAGGGCCTGCCGCTGGGCGAGGAGGGTTCCGTCGGCCTCATCACCTATATGCGCACGGACTCCACGAACATCTCCCCTCTCGCTCAGGAGGAGGCCCGCCGTTTCATCGCCCAGACCTATGGGGAGCAGCTGCTCCCTCCCGAGCCTCCGGTCTACAAGACCCGAGCCCGGATCGCCCAGGAGGCCCATGAGGCCATCCGTCCTACTTCGGTGTTCCGGACGCCGGAATCCGTGAAACCCTATCTGGATCGCGATCAGTATCGCCTTTACGAGCTGATCTGGAAGCGGTTCGTGGCCAGCCAGATGGCTCCCGCCATCCTGGACACCATGACGGTGGAGATCGTGGCGGTGCCCCGCTCACTGATCGCTAACGGGGAGATCCCCGCGGAAGCCCTGGAGAGCCCCCGCTATCTCTTCCGGGCCACCGGTTCCGCGATCCGCTTCCCGGGCTTCCTGGTGGTTTACGAGGAGGCCCGTGAGGAAGATGTCCGGCCTGAGGAGGAAGAGGAGGGCGGCGGGCTTCTGCCGCCGCTGGAGCCCAACGAGCGGTTGCGGCTCTGGCAGGTGCTGCCCGAACAGCATTTCACCCAGCCGCCGCCGCGCTACACCGAAGCCTCGCTGATCAAAGCGCTGGAGGAATACGGCATCGGCCGGCCCAGCACATATGCCCCGATCATCTCCACCCTCTTCCAGCGAGGGTATGTGGAACGGGTGGATAAACGTCTGGTGCCCACCCCGCTGGGGATCACGGTGACCGACCTCCTGGTCCAGCATTTCCCGGACATCATGGATGTGAACTTCACGGCCCGGATGGAGGAGGATCTGGATCGCATCGCCGCCGGTGAAGTGGACTGGGTGGAGGTGCTGCGAGCGTTCTATGGACCCTTCGAGCAGCGGCTCCAGGCTGCTCTGGCCGGGATCCAGAAGATCTCCCTGGATCACGAGCTTCTGGACGAACAGTGCCCCGAGTGCGGCGCGCCGCTGCAGATCCGCTACGGCCGCTTCGGGAAGTTCGTGGGCTGCACGCGCTTCCCGGAGTGCCGTTACACCCGGCCCTTCTACCACAAGCTGGGCATCCCATGCCCGCAGTGTGGCGGAGAGCTTCTGGAAAAGAAGACCCGGCGGGGCCGCACCTTCTATGGATGCAGCAACTGGCCCGCGTGCAACTTCACCACCTGGAAGCGGCCATTGACCGTGCGCTGCCCGCACTGCGGCGGCGTCCTGGTGCAGGACGATCGGGAGAACGCCCACTGTCTGAAGTGCGAGGCGATGGTTTCCCTCGAGGAGCTGGAGCTGGAGGAGGCTGGCGAAGGCGCGTAA
- the rfbD gene encoding dTDP-4-dehydrorhamnose reductase, with amino-acid sequence MRVLLTGGTGMLGRALREIWSSQHEVLAPSHAELDLARPPQIFEAVRQLHPQVILHAAAIADVDRCESDPDLAFRVNTVGTACLAAAAHEIGATLIFISTDYVFDGTKGTPYTEFDAPNPINIYGRSKWMAEEAVRTLCPRHFIVRTAWLFAPWGRHFVTQTVERIQRGEPVGGIAQTSSPTSVLDLARGLLRLLEYPAYGVYHMVNHGAASRYEMARVILSMLGRNPEEAIRLSAVSGRRAPRPDRTPLRNYVLELQGRDPMRPWTEALAECLERMGLSIVP; translated from the coding sequence ATGCGGGTGCTTCTCACCGGTGGAACGGGGATGCTGGGGCGAGCCCTTCGGGAAATCTGGAGCTCGCAACATGAAGTGCTCGCGCCATCCCATGCGGAGCTGGATCTCGCCCGGCCGCCCCAGATTTTCGAAGCGGTCCGTCAGCTTCATCCGCAGGTCATCCTCCACGCCGCCGCGATTGCGGATGTGGACCGTTGCGAGTCGGATCCGGATCTCGCGTTCCGGGTGAACACGGTGGGCACCGCCTGTCTGGCCGCAGCCGCTCATGAAATCGGGGCCACCCTCATCTTCATCAGCACGGACTATGTGTTCGACGGCACGAAGGGAACTCCTTACACCGAGTTCGACGCTCCCAACCCGATCAATATCTACGGGCGGAGCAAATGGATGGCCGAGGAGGCCGTGCGAACCCTCTGCCCACGGCATTTCATCGTGCGGACGGCGTGGCTCTTCGCCCCATGGGGCCGTCATTTCGTGACCCAAACCGTGGAACGCATCCAGCGCGGGGAACCCGTGGGGGGGATCGCTCAGACCAGCTCCCCCACTTCGGTGCTGGATCTCGCCCGGGGTCTTCTACGCCTTCTGGAATATCCCGCCTATGGGGTCTATCACATGGTAAATCACGGCGCGGCCTCTCGATACGAGATGGCCCGGGTGATCCTGTCGATGCTGGGGCGGAACCCAGAGGAGGCCATCCGGCTGTCCGCGGTGTCCGGCCGGCGCGCCCCACGGCCGGACCGGACACCGCTGCGGAACTACGTGCTGGAGCTGCAGGGCCGCGATCCCATGCGGCCATGGACGGAGGCCCTGGCGGAATGCCTGGAACGGATGGGGCTGTCTATCGTCCCTTAG
- the aroQ gene encoding type II 3-dehydroquinate dehydratase gives MNILVLHGPNLNLLGTREPHIYGAMTLEEINARLEEWAAAHGVNLRIIQSNHEGALIDALHEARGWADGILINPGALHIYGYALRDAIAAVNLPAVEVHLSNTQAREEWRRVSVIAPVCRGVVLGFGWRSYILGLEGLYALLQEAKGR, from the coding sequence ATGAACATCCTGGTGCTGCACGGCCCGAACCTGAATCTGCTGGGAACCCGGGAGCCCCATATTTACGGGGCGATGACCCTGGAGGAGATCAACGCCCGGCTGGAAGAGTGGGCAGCGGCTCACGGGGTCAACTTGCGCATCATCCAGTCCAACCATGAGGGCGCTCTGATCGACGCCCTCCATGAAGCCCGGGGGTGGGCGGATGGGATCCTCATCAATCCCGGCGCCCTGCACATCTACGGCTATGCCCTGCGCGACGCCATCGCCGCGGTGAACCTGCCAGCGGTGGAGGTCCATCTCTCCAACACGCAGGCCCGGGAGGAATGGCGGCGGGTCTCGGTGATCGCTCCGGTTTGCCGCGGGGTGGTGCTGGGCTTCGGATGGCGGAGCTACATCCTGGGGCTCGAGGGACTGTATGCGCTGCTCCAGGAGGCCAAGGGTCGTTAA
- a CDS encoding mannose-1-phosphate guanylyltransferase produces the protein MSGEPFAVILAGGSGTRLWPLSRQSRPKQMLRLLGERTMFQLTVDRLLPMFRPEQILVVTGQEHAEELIHQAPEIPQENFLVEPVGRNTAPAIGLAALHLRRRAPHALMAVLPADHYIRDEARFRAVLRAAFQVAERGFLVTLGIRPTYPATGFGYIERGEPLGRFGGFMAYRVLAFREKPDLATAERFVADGRHSWNSGMFIWRADRILEEIERNMPELAAGLKALEAALGTPEEAAALRRIWPEMPNTSIDYGVMEKAQEVAVIPAEFGWNDIGSWAALLDILAADDQSNVVLGTEHLGLDTSGSLIFGNGRLVATVGIQDLIIVDTEDVLLVCHRERAQDVRLLVETLKREGRQEYL, from the coding sequence ATGAGCGGGGAGCCTTTTGCCGTGATACTGGCGGGGGGAAGCGGCACGCGCCTGTGGCCGCTGAGCCGGCAGAGCCGCCCCAAGCAGATGCTCCGGCTGCTGGGGGAGCGGACCATGTTTCAGCTGACGGTGGATCGCCTGCTTCCGATGTTCCGACCGGAGCAGATCCTGGTCGTCACCGGCCAGGAGCACGCGGAGGAGTTGATCCACCAGGCTCCGGAGATCCCCCAGGAGAACTTCCTGGTGGAGCCGGTGGGGCGCAACACGGCGCCCGCCATCGGCCTCGCTGCCCTGCACCTTCGCCGGCGAGCGCCGCATGCCCTCATGGCCGTCCTGCCCGCCGATCATTACATCCGGGATGAAGCCCGCTTCCGGGCCGTGCTCCGCGCTGCCTTCCAGGTGGCGGAGAGAGGGTTCCTGGTCACCCTGGGCATCCGCCCCACTTACCCCGCCACGGGCTTCGGCTATATCGAGCGCGGGGAGCCCCTGGGCCGCTTCGGCGGCTTCATGGCCTACCGCGTCCTGGCCTTCCGGGAGAAGCCGGACCTGGCGACCGCCGAGCGCTTTGTGGCCGACGGTCGCCATTCCTGGAACAGCGGTATGTTCATCTGGCGGGCGGATCGCATCCTGGAGGAGATCGAACGAAACATGCCGGAGCTCGCCGCCGGGCTCAAGGCGCTGGAGGCGGCCCTCGGGACCCCCGAGGAGGCGGCGGCCCTGCGCCGGATATGGCCGGAGATGCCGAACACCAGCATTGACTACGGGGTGATGGAGAAGGCGCAAGAGGTTGCCGTGATCCCGGCGGAGTTCGGATGGAACGATATCGGCAGCTGGGCGGCGCTGCTGGATATCCTGGCCGCAGATGACCAGAGCAACGTGGTCCTGGGGACAGAACACCTGGGTCTGGACACCTCCGGTTCGTTGATCTTCGGGAATGGCCGGCTGGTGGCCACCGTGGGGATCCAGGATCTCATCATCGTGGACACTGAAGATGTCCTCCTGGTCTGCCATCGTGAGCGCGCCCAGGATGTCCGTCTGCTGGTGGAAACCCTGAAGCGGGAGGGACGGCAGGAATATCTGTAG
- a CDS encoding Nramp family divalent metal transporter gives MRKAHVSLEEVHESVDLLQDVRWWRRWFAVAGPAIMVAVGYMDPGNWATDLAAGSRYNYALIWVLLMSNLMAVLLQSLAARLGIVSRRDLAQACREEYPPLVNIPLYILAEIAITATDLAEVLGSAIALQLLFGIPLLYGVLITAFDTLLLLFLSHYGIRKLEAVVASLVGTIGLALLVEIFLARPDWPDIASGFVPSIPDTTALYIAIGMLGATVMPHNLYLHSALVQTRRVKRDKASLRDAIRWNTIDSAVALSLAFFVNSAILVMAAAVFYRNGLREVAEIQEAYRLLEPLLGTTLAPLAFGIGLLASGQSSTITGTLAGQVVMEGYLNLRIRPWLRRLITRLLAITPALIAISLFGEHATSDLLVLSQVILSLQLPFAVIPLIHMVSDRERMGEFALGRRMQGVAWTVAGVIVALNVRLLVDEVSAWMAAAGPEAWWVRALVFPAAAALAALLVYITVRPWLDPYLGRAGVSSWTPVHREAPVPSQVTPPTPYRRIVVALDFGGGEERLLREVVRVAGGSRPHVYLIHVVESPAARAVGPQAADSEVARDEARLQGYARLLREQGFEVTCLLGMGHPVPEIARLVNETAADLLIMGSHGHAGLADVVHGTTIEGVRHRVRANVLIVNLGEKEAAESAWAASPSA, from the coding sequence ATGCGCAAGGCCCATGTGTCCCTGGAAGAGGTGCACGAAAGCGTGGATCTCCTCCAGGATGTCCGCTGGTGGCGCCGCTGGTTTGCCGTGGCCGGCCCGGCGATCATGGTGGCCGTGGGGTACATGGACCCGGGGAACTGGGCCACTGACCTGGCCGCAGGGAGCCGCTACAACTACGCCCTCATCTGGGTCTTGCTCATGTCCAACCTGATGGCGGTGCTTCTCCAGAGCCTGGCCGCCCGCTTAGGCATTGTCAGCCGGCGGGACCTGGCCCAGGCCTGCCGGGAGGAGTATCCACCCCTGGTGAACATCCCGCTGTATATCCTGGCGGAGATCGCCATCACTGCGACGGACCTGGCCGAAGTGCTGGGGTCAGCCATTGCCCTGCAGCTCCTGTTCGGCATCCCCCTCCTGTATGGGGTTCTCATCACGGCCTTCGACACGCTGCTCCTCTTGTTCTTGTCCCACTATGGAATCCGTAAGCTGGAGGCAGTTGTCGCATCGCTGGTAGGGACCATCGGTTTGGCACTGCTGGTGGAGATCTTCCTGGCCCGGCCCGATTGGCCGGACATCGCCTCGGGCTTTGTGCCTTCCATTCCCGATACAACCGCGCTCTACATTGCCATCGGAATGTTGGGCGCCACGGTCATGCCCCACAACCTGTATCTGCACTCGGCGCTGGTCCAGACGCGGCGGGTGAAGCGCGATAAGGCGTCCCTGCGGGATGCCATCCGCTGGAACACGATCGATTCGGCGGTGGCGCTGAGCCTGGCCTTCTTCGTGAACTCAGCCATTCTGGTCATGGCCGCGGCTGTGTTCTACCGAAACGGGCTGCGCGAAGTGGCGGAAATCCAGGAGGCCTATCGCCTGCTGGAACCGCTCCTGGGCACGACGCTGGCACCGCTGGCCTTCGGCATCGGGCTCCTGGCCTCAGGGCAAAGCTCAACGATCACGGGCACGCTGGCCGGCCAGGTGGTCATGGAAGGATATCTCAACCTGCGCATCCGCCCATGGCTGCGCCGGCTCATCACCCGCCTGCTGGCCATCACGCCCGCGCTTATCGCCATCTCCCTCTTCGGGGAACACGCCACCAGCGATCTCCTGGTCCTCAGCCAGGTGATCCTCTCCCTGCAACTGCCCTTCGCGGTGATTCCCCTCATCCACATGGTCTCGGACCGGGAGCGGATGGGGGAGTTTGCCCTCGGAAGGCGGATGCAGGGGGTTGCCTGGACTGTGGCCGGCGTGATCGTGGCACTGAACGTCAGGCTGCTGGTGGACGAGGTCAGCGCCTGGATGGCCGCAGCCGGCCCGGAAGCGTGGTGGGTCCGGGCTTTGGTCTTTCCAGCCGCCGCGGCGCTGGCGGCGCTCCTCGTATACATCACCGTGCGCCCATGGCTGGACCCCTACCTGGGCCGCGCGGGGGTGTCATCGTGGACGCCCGTCCACCGCGAAGCACCGGTGCCATCGCAGGTGACGCCGCCGACCCCATACCGCCGCATCGTGGTGGCGCTGGACTTCGGTGGCGGGGAGGAGCGCTTGTTGCGCGAGGTGGTCCGGGTGGCCGGGGGAAGCCGGCCGCACGTCTACCTGATCCACGTGGTGGAAAGCCCGGCCGCGCGGGCCGTGGGCCCTCAGGCTGCGGATTCCGAGGTGGCGCGCGACGAGGCGCGGCTGCAGGGGTATGCCCGGTTGCTGCGGGAGCAGGGGTTTGAGGTCACATGCCTCCTGGGCATGGGGCACCCGGTGCCGGAAATCGCTCGTCTGGTGAACGAGACGGCTGCGGACCTGCTCATCATGGGGAGCCACGGCCACGCCGGACTGGCCGACGTGGTCCATGGCACGACCATCGAGGGCGTGCGCCACCGCGTGCGGGCCAACGTGCTCATCGTGAACCTGGGGGAGAAAGAAGCCGCCGAAAGCGCGTGGGCTGCTTCTCCCTCCGCATAA